The Thermococcus henrietii genome segment CGAGAAGCTCCCCGAGCACTTTGAAGAGGTTAAGGCCAAGATAATCGAGAAGTTTGAGGGGGCGAGAGAATGAGTGACCCGAGAGAGATTGCCCAGAGGGTTCTTGAGGAGTGGGAGCCGAGGACCAAGCTCGGCATGCTCGTCAAGGAGGGCCAGATAACTGACATTCACGAGATATTCAGGAAGGGTTACCAGATAAAGGAGCCCGAGATAGTGGACGTCCTCCTTCCCGAGACCAACCTCAGGGAGAACCAGGAAGTGCTCGACATCGCTCTCACCGTCAGAATGACCGACAGCGGCAGGAGGATTCGCTTCCGCGTTCTCGCGGCCGTTGGCAACAGGGACGGCTACGTCGGCCTCGGAATCGGCCACGGAAGGGAAGTCGGTATAGCCATCAGGAAGGCCATCAGCTACGCCAAGATGAACATCATTGAAATCAAGCGCGGTTGCGGTTCATGGGAGTGCAGGTGCAGGAGGCCACACTCGATTCCGTTCGCCGTCGAGGGCAAGGAGGGAAGCGTTCGCGTCAAGCTCATGCCCGGACCTCGCGGTCTCGGACTCGTCATAGGTGACGTCGGCAAGAAGATACTGAGCTTGGCTGGCGTTCAGGACGTCTGGTCCCAGACCCTCGGTGAGACGAGGACAACGGTTAACTTCGCCAAGGCAGTTTTCAACGCCCTCTACAACACCAACCGCGTCGCCATACAGCCCGGTATGGAGGAGAAGTACGGTATCGTCGTTGGCAGGGCGATGCCCCAGAGCTTCACCCTTGAGTGAGGTGAGAGAAGATGGCAAAGCTTGCACTCATAAGGCTTAGGAGCGGGATTAGGGCGAGGGGAGAAGTGAGAGACACCCTCGCCATGCTCCGCCTTCACAGGATTAACCACCTCGTCATAGTCGACGACAACCCGAGCTACCGTGGAATGATACAGAAGGTCAAGGACTACATCACCTGGGGCGAGATAGACAAGGAGACTCTCGTCAAGCTCCTCAGGAAGAGGGGCAGGCTCGTCGGCAACAAGCCGATAACCGACGAGTACGTTCAGGAGAAGCTTGGAATGACCATCGAGGAGTTCGCCGAGAAGGTCATCAACGGCGAGATGAAGCTCAGGGACCTGCCGAACATCAAGCCCGTCTTCAGGCTTCACCCGCCTAGGGGAGGACTGAAGGGAAGCAAGAAGCGCGCCTTCAAGGAAGGTGGAGCTCTGGGCTACAGGGGCGAGAAGATTAACGAGCTCATTGAGAGAATGCTCTGAGGTGGCGAGAGATGATTAGGAGGAGGAAGAAGGTTAGGAAGTTCCGCGGAAGTCACACTCACGGATGGGGGTGCAAGAAGAAGCACCGCGGCGGCGGAAGCAAGGGCGGTCGTGGCATGGCAGGTACCGGTAAGAGGAAGGACCAGAAGTTCACCTGGACCATCAAGTACGCCCCCGACTGCCTCGGCAAGCGCGGATTCCACAGGCCCAAGGCCGTTCAGTACATCCCCAAGGTCATCAACCTGAGCGACATCGATGAGAACTTCGAGCTCTTCAAGGACATGGGCGTCATCTACGAGGAGGAAGGAAAGCTCATCTTCGACGCCACTCAGCTCGGCGTTGACAAGGTTCTCGGTACAGGAAAGCTCACCCGCGCCATCGTCGTCAAGGCCTACTACGTTACCCCCAAGGCCGAGGAGAAGATTAAGGCCGCTGGTGGCGAGGTCATCCTCGCCTGATTTCTTTCAACTTTTGGCGGGTGTCGGCTATGGGAAAGGTAAGGGACATTGTATACGCCATAGAGCGCTACTTCCCCGAGGTTGAGAGGCCGAAGAGGCACGTTCCCCTCAAGGAGAAGTTCATGTGGACCGGAATAGTTCTACTGCTCTACTTCATACTCGCTGAAATCCCGTTGTATGGAATCCCACCCAAGGTTCAGGATTACTTTGCAACGCTCCGTTTCGTGCTTGCAGGTAGGAGTGGCTCCCTGTTAACGCTGGGTATCGGTCCCATCGTTACCGCGAGTATAATCATGCAGCTTCTTGTCGGTTCCGAGATTGTTCACCTTGACCTTTCAAATCCGGAGGATAGGAGGTTCTACCAGGCCGCCCAGAAGCTGTTTTCGGTGTTCATGAGCTTCTTCGAGGCTGCCATCTACGTCTTCGCGGGAGCGTTTGGTAAGGTTAGCACCGGAATTGGCGCCTTTCAGACGGTCACAAGTCCCGAGGGGATAATTTACATAGGCCTGGGACTGGCCATCCTGATAGTCCTCCAGCTTGGCTTTGCCTCGACGATGCTCATACTACTCGATGAGCTCGTCAGTAAGTGGGGAATCGGTAGCGGTATCAGTCTCTTCATCGCCGCGGGGGTTTCGCAGACGGTCATCTACAAGGCCCTTGCTCCCATTCCGAGCAAGGAGTACATCGACCCACTCACGGGAAAACCCGCCATAGTAGGTGCTATCCCCGCCTTCATACAGCACCTAATTCACGGTGATATCAGCGGCGCCTTCTACCGTGGACCAACGTTGCCCGATATGGTTAAGCTACTTGGAACCATAGCTGTTTTCCTCATCGTCGTCTACCTTGAGAGCATGCGCGTTGAGATTCCGCTCAGCTACGGTCGTGTAACCGTCCGCGGAAGGTACCCGATAAGGTTCATGTACGTCAGCAACATTCCGATAATACTCACCATGGCCCTTTACGCCAACATCCAGCTCTGGGCCAGGCTCCTTAACAACTACGGCATAACCTGGCTTGGAACCTTCGACCAGAACGGCTACCCTGCGAGCGGTTTCGTAACTTACCTCTATCCGCCGAGGGACATCTTCCACGTCATATCGGACCCGTGGAGAGCCTTTGTCTACGCCATAATGACCATATTCTGGTCGCTGATATTCGGTTTCCTCTGGGTTGAGCTGACTGGATTGGACGCCAAGAGCATAGCAAGACAGCTCCAGCAGGCTGGACTCCAGATTCCTGGCTTCAGACGCGACCCGAGAATCCTCGAGAAGGTTCTCCAGCGCTACATCCCGTACGTTACGTTCTGGGGGTCCTTTACACTGGCACTGGTGGCAGTGCTGGCAAACTTCCTCGGAGCACTAGGTACGGGTACGGGAATTCTGCTGACGGTCGGTATACTCTACAGGTTCTACGAGGAAATAGCAAGGGAACAGGCAACGGAGATGTTTCCAGCCCTCAGAAGGTTCTTCTCCAAGTGACCCTTTCCTTTTCGCAAAACCTTTTAAGGTCGTTTTTCATTACCCAACCAGAACTCCCTGGGTGAGAGAGCTATGCCGTTTGTGGTCATGATTACAGGCATTCCAGGAGTTGGCAAAAGCACCATTACAAGACTTGCCCTTAAGAGAACCCGGGCTCGGTTCAGGCTCGTCAACTTCGGCGACCTGATGTTCGAGGAGGCCGTTAAGGCGGGCCTCGTTGAACACAGGGATGAGATGAGGAAGCTAGACCCAAAAACGCAGAGGGAGCTCCAGCTTAAAGCCGCCCAGAAGATAGTCGAGATGGCCCGTGAGGAGCCGGTACTGCTCGACACCCATGCGACCATTAGAACTCCTGTTGGCTACCTACTCGGCTTTCCCAGGGAGGTTATCGAGGTCATAAACCCCAACTTCATAGTGATAATCGAGGCAACGCCGAGCGAGATACTCGGAAGGCGCCTCCGCGACCTCAAGAGGGACAGGGATGTTGAGACAGAGGAGCAGATTGAGAGGCACCAGGACCTCAACAGGGCCGCGGCGGTGAGCTACGCCATGCACTCAAACGCGCTCATAAAAATAATCGAGAATCACGAGGACAAAGGTCTTGAAGAGGCCGTTAACGAACTCGTTCAAGTACTGGACCTGGCGGTGAGTGAGTATGATTGAGGGGATTTACCAGTTTCTTGACAACGTTTTCGGGCCCTTTATGAAGAACTACCACCCCCTGTGGGTTATAACCTTCATGGGCTTCATAATCGGAGGATTCTACACGCTAATCTATTACTTCTTCACTGACATAGAGAAGCAGAAGAAGCTCCAGAAGCTCGCCAAGGAAGTCCAGAAGGAGATGAGGGAAGCCCAGCAGAGCGGGGATGAGAAGAAGCTCAGGAAGGCCCAGCAGAAGCAGTTGGAGCTCATGAAGATGCAGGGTGAACTCATGAAGCAGCAGATGATTCCGATGTTCCTCACCATGCCGATATTTTGGATATTCTTTAGATGGCTGCAGAGATGGTACGTTGAGGTTGCGATAGTTAAGGCCCCCTTCAACTTCTTCGTCTTCGATTGGTTCCACAAGATGTATCACTCTGCCCTCTCGGGAAGCGAACTCGGCTACTTCGGCTGGTACATCCTTTCGAGCTACGTCATTGGTATGGTGCTTAGAAAGCTCCTCGACATGGGATAAATTTAAAAACGCTCCGCTGAAAGGGGTTGCGAGGTGAGAGTAATGAAGCCGATGTACCGCTCAAGGTCATGGAGGAGGAAGTACGTTAGGACTCCCGGAGGAAGGACCGTAATCCACTTCGAGAGGAGAAAGCCCAAGGTTGCCCACTGCGCCATGTGCGGAAGGCCCCTCAACGGCGTTCCGCGCGGAAGGCCGAGCGAGCTCAGGAAGCTCCCGAAGACCGCGAAGAGGCCCGAGAGGCCCTACCCGAACCTCTGCCCAAGCTGTATGAGGAAGGTCATGAAGGCCCAGGTTAGGGCCTCCCTCAGCTGAGGTGCGCCTATGCCGAAGGGCTGCCTCGTCATAACCGTCAGCGGCCTGGCAGGTTCCGGAACCACTACCCTCTGCCGGAACCTCGCCAAGCACTACGGCTTCAAGCACGTTTACGCCGGATTGATATTCCGGCAGATGGCTAAGGAAAGGGGAATGACCCTTGAGGAGTTTCAGAAGTACGTCGAACTCCACCCTGAGATAGACAGGGAAGTTGACCGGAGGCAGGTCGAGGCAGCCAAGGAATGTAACGTCGTCATTGAGGGCAGGCTTGCCGGATGGATGGTCAAGAACGCGGACCTTAAGATATGGCTCGACGCTCCAATAATGGAGCGGGCCAAGAGGGTTGCAAGAAGGGAAGGCGTCTCCGTCGAGGAGGCCTTTGTCCAGATTGCCGAGAGGGAGAAGGGGAACAGGAAAAGGTATTTAAACCTCTACGGTATCGACATCGAGGACAAGTCGATTTACGATTTAATCATAAACACTGCCAAATGGGGTCCCGATGGGGTCTTCGCGATTGTGAAGGCCGCCATCGACCACCTTTACCCCGACGGCGACGCGGGGTCGGGTTCAAGCCCGGAAAACAAAAAGAAGGAGGTGGGATGAATGCCAGCTATTGAGGTCGGAAGGATTGCCGTCGTTATTGCCGGAAGGAGGGCCGGACAGAAGGTCGTCGTTGCCGACATAATCGACAAGAACTTCGTCCTCGTCACCGGCGCTGGCCTCAACAAGGTCAAGCGCAGGAGGATGAATGTCAAGCACCTCGAGCCCCTTCCGGAGAAGGTCAACATCGAGCGCGGTGCCTCCGACGAGGAGATAAAGAAGGCCCTCGAAGAGGCAGGCATAAGCCTTGAGTGAGGGCTTTCCCTCACTCTTCTTCCAATAAGTTTCTTAACGCTTCTCTTCGTTAATTCTCCGGGGATTGGCATGATTGCACTCGTTACTGGCGCAACCGGTGGAATCGGAAGGCTTCTTGTGAAGGCGTTGCTTGATGAAGGTTACAGGGTTGTTGGCGTGGGAAGGCGAAGGGAGAAGCTCGAGGAGCTGAAGGCCCTTGGTAACTTTGACTACATCGTTGCTGACTTAACCGAGCCAAACAGTACAGAAAGAATAGCGAAAGCCCTAAGGGAACTTGGAATGGGGGAACTCGACCTCCTCGTGAACAACGCCGGCTATGCACTCCGGAAGCCCCTCCTCGAACATAGCGACGCGGAACTCGAGAGGCTCTTCAAGGTTAACGCGTTGGTTCCCGTTGAGCTCACGCGGGAGCTGTTGCCCCTCCTTAGGCCCGGCTCAACGGTTGTCTTCGTAATCAGCGGGGTCGCCTTCGTCAACGTTCCCGAGCTTCCGTCTTACTGCGCCGCCAAGGGCGCACTGCACTACCTCGCGGTGAACCTTGAACGGGAGCTGAAGGAGAGGGGAATCCGTGTCATGCGCGTCTATCCAAAGCAGGTCAAGACGGAGTTCTTCACCCGGAACAACGTGCCATACCCGAAGGGTTCAATAGAACCCGAAGACGTCGTTAGGGCAATAATGAGGGGACTGAAGAAAGGTAAGAGGGAGGTCTTCGTCCCCGGCTACCTCAAACTGGTCAAATACCTCCCCAACTGGCCGGTTTTCACGTACCGCTTCAGGTATTAGGTGAGTTTATTAAGTCTGGCCTCAAACTCTATGGGGGGTGAGTGAGGTGCAACTCCATGCCGTCATCTGGGAGGAAGAGGGCATTTACGTCATTCGGGAGGTCTTTACAGGTG includes the following:
- the rpsE gene encoding 30S ribosomal protein S5; the protein is MSDPREIAQRVLEEWEPRTKLGMLVKEGQITDIHEIFRKGYQIKEPEIVDVLLPETNLRENQEVLDIALTVRMTDSGRRIRFRVLAAVGNRDGYVGLGIGHGREVGIAIRKAISYAKMNIIEIKRGCGSWECRCRRPHSIPFAVEGKEGSVRVKLMPGPRGLGLVIGDVGKKILSLAGVQDVWSQTLGETRTTVNFAKAVFNALYNTNRVAIQPGMEEKYGIVVGRAMPQSFTLE
- a CDS encoding 50S ribosomal protein L30; translation: MAKLALIRLRSGIRARGEVRDTLAMLRLHRINHLVIVDDNPSYRGMIQKVKDYITWGEIDKETLVKLLRKRGRLVGNKPITDEYVQEKLGMTIEEFAEKVINGEMKLRDLPNIKPVFRLHPPRGGLKGSKKRAFKEGGALGYRGEKINELIERML
- a CDS encoding uL15m family ribosomal protein → MIRRRKKVRKFRGSHTHGWGCKKKHRGGGSKGGRGMAGTGKRKDQKFTWTIKYAPDCLGKRGFHRPKAVQYIPKVINLSDIDENFELFKDMGVIYEEEGKLIFDATQLGVDKVLGTGKLTRAIVVKAYYVTPKAEEKIKAAGGEVILA
- the secY gene encoding preprotein translocase subunit SecY; this encodes MGKVRDIVYAIERYFPEVERPKRHVPLKEKFMWTGIVLLLYFILAEIPLYGIPPKVQDYFATLRFVLAGRSGSLLTLGIGPIVTASIIMQLLVGSEIVHLDLSNPEDRRFYQAAQKLFSVFMSFFEAAIYVFAGAFGKVSTGIGAFQTVTSPEGIIYIGLGLAILIVLQLGFASTMLILLDELVSKWGIGSGISLFIAAGVSQTVIYKALAPIPSKEYIDPLTGKPAIVGAIPAFIQHLIHGDISGAFYRGPTLPDMVKLLGTIAVFLIVVYLESMRVEIPLSYGRVTVRGRYPIRFMYVSNIPIILTMALYANIQLWARLLNNYGITWLGTFDQNGYPASGFVTYLYPPRDIFHVISDPWRAFVYAIMTIFWSLIFGFLWVELTGLDAKSIARQLQQAGLQIPGFRRDPRILEKVLQRYIPYVTFWGSFTLALVAVLANFLGALGTGTGILLTVGILYRFYEEIAREQATEMFPALRRFFSK
- a CDS encoding adenylate kinase, translating into MPFVVMITGIPGVGKSTITRLALKRTRARFRLVNFGDLMFEEAVKAGLVEHRDEMRKLDPKTQRELQLKAAQKIVEMAREEPVLLDTHATIRTPVGYLLGFPREVIEVINPNFIVIIEATPSEILGRRLRDLKRDRDVETEEQIERHQDLNRAAAVSYAMHSNALIKIIENHEDKGLEEAVNELVQVLDLAVSEYD
- a CDS encoding EMC3/TMCO1 family protein, producing MIEGIYQFLDNVFGPFMKNYHPLWVITFMGFIIGGFYTLIYYFFTDIEKQKKLQKLAKEVQKEMREAQQSGDEKKLRKAQQKQLELMKMQGELMKQQMIPMFLTMPIFWIFFRWLQRWYVEVAIVKAPFNFFVFDWFHKMYHSALSGSELGYFGWYILSSYVIGMVLRKLLDMG
- a CDS encoding 50S ribosomal protein L34e, which produces MKPMYRSRSWRRKYVRTPGGRTVIHFERRKPKVAHCAMCGRPLNGVPRGRPSELRKLPKTAKRPERPYPNLCPSCMRKVMKAQVRASLS
- the cmk gene encoding (d)CMP kinase, giving the protein MPKGCLVITVSGLAGSGTTTLCRNLAKHYGFKHVYAGLIFRQMAKERGMTLEEFQKYVELHPEIDREVDRRQVEAAKECNVVIEGRLAGWMVKNADLKIWLDAPIMERAKRVARREGVSVEEAFVQIAEREKGNRKRYLNLYGIDIEDKSIYDLIINTAKWGPDGVFAIVKAAIDHLYPDGDAGSGSSPENKKKEVG
- a CDS encoding 50S ribosomal protein L14e, with the translated sequence MPAIEVGRIAVVIAGRRAGQKVVVADIIDKNFVLVTGAGLNKVKRRRMNVKHLEPLPEKVNIERGASDEEIKKALEEAGISLE
- a CDS encoding SDR family NAD(P)-dependent oxidoreductase; this encodes MIALVTGATGGIGRLLVKALLDEGYRVVGVGRRREKLEELKALGNFDYIVADLTEPNSTERIAKALRELGMGELDLLVNNAGYALRKPLLEHSDAELERLFKVNALVPVELTRELLPLLRPGSTVVFVISGVAFVNVPELPSYCAAKGALHYLAVNLERELKERGIRVMRVYPKQVKTEFFTRNNVPYPKGSIEPEDVVRAIMRGLKKGKREVFVPGYLKLVKYLPNWPVFTYRFRY